A region from the Dendropsophus ebraccatus isolate aDenEbr1 chromosome 1, aDenEbr1.pat, whole genome shotgun sequence genome encodes:
- the LOC138773049 gene encoding RNA-binding protein 25-like — MERLVCRRVAPDGGCNDRRKRTTREIEPRIVREIEERSITGQREASQGRETERSVTGQRDREKHHRAERQREASQGRETERSVTGPRDREKLHRAERQREASQGRETERSVTGQRDREKRHRTERQREASQGRETERSVTGPRDREKRHRAERQREASQGRETERSVTGPRDREKRHRAERQREASQGRETERSVTGQRDREKRHRAERQREASQGRETERSVTGPRDREKRHRAERQREASQDRETERSVTGPRDREKRHRAERQREASQDRETERSVTGPRDREKRHRAERQREASQDRETERSVTGPRDREKLHRAERQREASQGRETERSVTGPRDREKHHRAERQREASQGRETERSITGPRDREKRHRAERQRDREKHHRAERQREASQGGETERSVTGPRDREKHHRAESQREKHHRAERQREASQGRETERSFTGPRDRETSRRLRLSNKKMLEY; from the coding sequence ATGGAGAGGCTTGTGTGCCGCCGTGTAGCACCAGATGGCGGATGTAACGACAGAAGAAAGAGAACAACACGCGAGATAGAACCCAGGATTGTACGTGAGATAGAAGAGAGAAGCATCACAGGACAGAGAGAAGCGTCACAGGgccgagagacagagagaagcgtcacaggacagagagacagagagaagcatCACAGGgccgagagacagagagaagcgtCACAgggcagagagacagagagaagcgtCACAGGgccgagagacagagagaagcttCACAGGgccgagagacagagagaagcgtCACAgggcagagagacagagagaagcgtCACAgggcagagagacagagagaagcgtcacaggacagagagacagagagaagcgtCACAGGgccgagagacagagagaagcgtCACAGGgccgagagacagagagaagcgtCACAGGgccgagagacagagagaagcgtCACAGGgccgagagacagagagaagcgtCACAGGgccgagagacagagagaagcgtCACAGGgccgagagacagagagaagcttCACAGGgccgagagacagagagaagcgtCACAgggcagagagacagagagaagcgtCACAgggcagagagacagagagaagcgtCACAGGGCCGAGAAACAGAGAGAAGCGTCACAGGgccgagagacagagagaagcgtCACAGGgccgagagacagagagaagcgtcacaggacagagagacagagagaagcgtCACAGGgccgagagacagagagaagcgtCACAGGgccgagagacagagagaagcgtCACAGGAccgagagacagagagaagcgtCACAGGgccgagagacagagagaagcgtCACAGGgccgagagacagagagaagcgtCACAGGAccgagagacagagagaagcgtCACAGGgccgagagacagagagaagcttCACAGGgccgagagacagagagaagcttCACAGGgccgagagacagagagaagcgtCACAGGAccgagagacagagagaagcatCACAGGgccgagagacagagagaagcatCACAGGgccgagagacagagagaagcatCACAGGgccgagagacagagagaagcgtCACAGGgctgagagacagagagacagagagaagcatCACAGGgcggagagacagagagaagcatCACAGGgcggagagacagagagaagcgtCACAGGAccgagagacagagagaagcatCACAGGGCCGAGAGTCAAAGAGAAAAGCATCACAGGgccgagagacagagagaagcatCACAGGgccgagagacagagagaagcttCACAGGgccgagagacagagagacatccCGGAGACTCCGACTGTCTAATAAGAAAATGCtggaatattaa